One Setaria viridis chromosome 3, Setaria_viridis_v4.0, whole genome shotgun sequence DNA window includes the following coding sequences:
- the LOC117848081 gene encoding zinc finger BED domain-containing protein RICESLEEPER 2-like, with amino-acid sequence MDENYTINDDLRACGLPGDNKDDVAAGAVPLVGSSAAPVNVDAAGAGGTIPPSTPSSTPTTSTGTSVRKGKRRSAAWNDFEELFQEGANRKKSQLQFHSDGSIINWEYKPDLARKELCRLIARLDLPLGFGNAKEDYLSVVAHFVSADWELEKRVIALRLIDCSHSGVNIAELKSGLKRIKAYLEAFRTAISFLNSSNQRIAAFHKICIVKGVRPRKFGLDMDVRWNSTYLMLKHLLPYKNVFSVFISAHYVHNGQPLLTENHWVIAEKILLFLEIFYDSPVALSGVYYPTSPLMLHHIIEIAGHLHGQDSDPLLRNIVVPMKLKFLKYWQNIPLLYSFAFILDPRAKVRGFHNVLQLLSQTVGVDYSSYFTEVRTQLHKLFNKYENKFGAVRSQRPAQPSAATGKKRTAWGKIFGGPGTCGSPVLSSTPPISPASELSSYLESDTITCYDDDFNILSWWHEHKLSYPILSILAKDVMSVPVSTVSSESCCSLTGRVIEERRRRLLPETVEMLTCLKDWELEMQEPNMMLRRRSMNWRKVTKAPTQTWMKAKLVSKIAGSSPSASSSAPCRRGQSRLQPSAIESKHAVVALRTVGVGLALSAVLISIRAWR; translated from the exons ATGGATGAGAACTACACCATCAACGATGACCTAAGGGCCTGTGGCCTGCCAG GCGACAATAAGGACGACGTGGCTGCCGGAGCCGTGCCACTCGTTggtagctctgctgctcccgtcaatgtggatgctgccggtgccggaggtACTATTCCaccttctaccccatcttctacCCCAACTACATCAACGGGCACCAGTGTccgcaaggggaagcggcggtcTGCTGCCTGgaatgactttgaggagttgttcCAGGAAGGCGCCaacaggaagaag tCACAACTGCAATTCCATTCTGATGGCTCAATTATTAATTGGGAATACAAGCCCGATCTTGCTCGCAAAGAATTGTGCCggttgattgctagacttgatctTCCCCTAGGCTTTG GGAATGCCAAGGAGGACTAccttagtgttgttgcacattttgtttctgctgattgggaattagagaagAGAGTCATTGCTCTTAGGTTGATTGATTGCTCCCATTCTGGTGTTAACATTGCTGAGC TCAAGTCTGGTTTGAAGAGGATCAAGGCTTATCTTGAGGCTTTTAGGACTGCAATCTCTTTTTTAAACTCTTCTAATCAACGCATTGCAGCTTTTCATAAAATCTGCATTGTCAAGGGGGTACGCCCTCGTAAGTTTGGTTTAGATATGGATGTGAGatggaattctacatatctcatgctcaaacatctactaccatataaGAATGTCTTTTCTGTCTTTATTTCTGCTCATTATGTGCACAATGGCCAGCCACTTTTGACTGAAAACCATTGGGTAATTGCTGAGAAAATTTTGCTGTTCCTTGAAATATTTTATGATTCCCCTGTTGCTTtatctggtgtttactatccaacaagtcctttgatgttgcatcatattattgagATTGCTGGCCATTTGCATGGCCAAGATTCTGATCCATTGCTCAGAAATATTGTTGTTCCCATGAAGCTTAAGTTTCTCAAGTATTGgcagaacatacctctgttgtattcctttgcattcattttggatcctagagccaaggtgagaggttttcataatgttctccaacttctttctCAGACAGTTGGTGTTGATTACTCTTCTTATTTCACTGAGGTAAGAACTCAATTACATAAGTTGTTTAACAAGTATGaaaacaagtttggtgcagttcGATCGCAAAGGCCCGCTCAACCTTCAGCTGCTACTGGTAAGAAAAGAACAGCatggggtaagatctttggtgGTCCTGGTACATGTGGTTCTCCTGTTCTTTCATCTACACCTCCTATATCTCCTGCTTCAGAGCTGTCATCCTACTTGGAAAGTGATACTATTACTTGCTATGACgatgacttcaacatacttagttggtggcatgagcacaagCTATCCTATCCTATTTTGTCCATACTTGCTAAAGATGTTATGTCTGTTCCAGTTTCCACTGTTTCTTCGGAATCTTGTTGTAGTCTAACTGGCAGGGTGATTGAGGAGCGGCGCCGACGGTTGTTGCCGGAGACGGTGGAGATGCTGACCTGCCTCAAGGATTGGGAGTTGGAGATGCAAGAGCCCAACATGATGTTGAGAAGGAGGTCAATGAATTGGAGGAAAGTTACAAAAGCCCCTACCCAGACATGGATGAAGGCCAAGCTAGTCA GCAAAATCGCTGGCTCGTCGCCCTCTGCGTCTTCGTCGGCGCCGTGCCGCCGTGGCCAGAGCCGCCTCCAGCCATCTGCCATCGAATCGAAGCACGCCGTCGTCGCCCTCCGCACCGTCGGTGTTGGGCTGGCGTTGAGTGCGGTGCTCATCTCCATCCGGGCCTGGCGCTGA